From Afipia carboxidovorans OM5, one genomic window encodes:
- the soxA gene encoding sulfur oxidation c-type cytochrome SoxA — translation MRGLALLMALAMLAGTQIARAEVTASTPENDFKAFRDFFTNKFPKVPLNDFVNGPYSMDEGLRKQWIAKEDFPPYDFALDHGKELFEKPFKNGKTFADCFPNKGIGIRQNYPYFDDKTNEVITLELAVNQCLEKNGEKPYNYMKDDMAAVTAYMAFTSRGKPFDIKIPKDNPKAVEAYEKGKQYFYQRRGQLNFSCASCHIQAPGERIRAEVLAPALGILNAMPIYRSEWGGMGTISRRFTSCNSQVRGVPLEPQAPEYRNLEYYLSYMANGLPVSGPGSRP, via the coding sequence ATGCGCGGTCTTGCATTATTAATGGCGCTGGCAATGCTGGCGGGCACGCAGATAGCGCGCGCGGAAGTGACGGCATCGACGCCGGAGAACGATTTCAAGGCTTTCCGGGATTTCTTTACGAACAAATTTCCCAAGGTGCCGCTAAACGACTTTGTCAACGGTCCCTATTCGATGGACGAGGGATTGCGGAAGCAGTGGATCGCGAAGGAAGATTTCCCGCCTTATGACTTCGCGCTCGATCATGGCAAGGAACTGTTCGAGAAGCCGTTCAAGAACGGCAAAACCTTTGCGGATTGTTTCCCGAACAAAGGTATCGGTATTCGCCAGAACTATCCTTACTTCGACGACAAGACGAACGAGGTCATCACCCTCGAGCTTGCTGTAAACCAGTGTCTCGAGAAGAACGGTGAGAAGCCGTACAATTATATGAAGGACGACATGGCGGCTGTGACCGCGTACATGGCCTTTACCTCACGCGGCAAGCCGTTCGACATCAAGATTCCGAAGGATAATCCGAAAGCTGTCGAAGCCTACGAGAAGGGCAAGCAGTACTTCTATCAGCGACGCGGCCAGTTGAATTTTTCCTGCGCAAGCTGCCACATTCAGGCTCCCGGCGAACGCATCCGGGCCGAAGTGCTGGCGCCGGCGCTGGGTATTCTGAACGCGATGCCGATCTATCGCTCCGAATGGGGCGGAATGGGCACGATCAGCCGCCGCTTCACCTCCTGCAACAGTCAGGTGCGCGGCGTTCCTCTTGAGCCTCAGGCTCCCGAATATCGGAACCTCGAATATTATCTGTCCTACATGGCGAATGGGCTGCCCGTTTCCGGCCCGGGTTCGCGGCCATAG
- the soxB gene encoding thiosulfohydrolase SoxB has protein sequence MLIHRRETLKLAVAIPAILSLPRSGRAAGEALYDFKPTGNARVLHMTDTHAQLNPVFFREPSVNIGVGQMKGHPPHLVGEHFLQKFGMKLGTPEAYAFTFLDFESAAKRYGKMGGFAYLRTLVKMLRSAVPDGQSILLDGGDLWQGSSLSNLYRGADMVQAANLLGIDAMTGHWEFTYGEETLRKNLADFKGEFIAQNVFLTEEAAFNDAKAFDRDTGRVFKPYIIKEMGDHRIGIIGQAFPYVPIAHPKRFTPDWTFGIRDDEMQKIVDHLRSTEKVDAVVVLSHNGMDVDLKMASRVTGIDVILGGHTHDAVPQPVSVANAGGKTLVTNAGSNGKYLGVLDLELGKGAVKNVAYRLLPVFSDELKADAEMAALVEKLRAPHAKMLDETVASADRLLYRRGNFNGTMDEMICDALRHQLDAEIALSPGFRWGTTVLSGQPITMDDILSQTAMTYPEVYVQPMSGEQIKTVLEDICDNLFNLDPYYQQGGDMVRIGGMSYRCAPNETAGRRISDMKLGDVAIDPAKSYKVAGWASVNEQKGTPVWETVTNYLRDGKSKPKSSGSQVTIVGVDDNPGFAGQA, from the coding sequence ATGCTGATCCACCGACGAGAAACTCTGAAGCTTGCGGTGGCGATCCCGGCCATCCTGTCGCTGCCGCGTTCCGGCCGCGCGGCTGGTGAAGCGCTGTACGATTTCAAGCCGACCGGAAACGCGCGGGTGCTCCATATGACGGACACGCATGCGCAATTGAATCCGGTGTTCTTTCGCGAGCCGAGCGTCAATATCGGCGTCGGCCAGATGAAGGGGCATCCGCCGCATCTGGTCGGCGAGCACTTCCTCCAGAAATTCGGAATGAAGCTGGGCACGCCGGAAGCCTATGCGTTCACGTTTCTCGATTTTGAGAGCGCCGCCAAACGCTATGGAAAGATGGGTGGCTTTGCGTATTTGCGGACGTTGGTAAAGATGCTGCGGAGCGCTGTGCCGGATGGACAGTCCATCCTGCTGGATGGCGGCGATTTGTGGCAGGGCTCCAGTCTCTCCAACCTTTATCGCGGCGCAGATATGGTGCAGGCGGCGAACCTGCTCGGTATCGATGCGATGACCGGCCATTGGGAGTTCACCTATGGTGAGGAGACGCTCCGCAAGAATCTCGCTGACTTCAAGGGCGAGTTCATCGCGCAGAATGTTTTTCTGACGGAGGAAGCTGCTTTCAACGACGCGAAGGCGTTCGATCGAGACACCGGCCGAGTGTTCAAGCCCTACATCATCAAGGAAATGGGCGATCATCGGATCGGAATCATCGGTCAGGCTTTTCCCTATGTGCCGATCGCTCATCCGAAACGCTTCACGCCAGACTGGACGTTCGGCATCCGCGATGACGAGATGCAGAAAATCGTCGATCACCTGCGCAGCACCGAGAAGGTCGATGCCGTGGTGGTGCTCTCGCACAACGGCATGGATGTCGATCTCAAGATGGCAAGCCGCGTCACGGGTATCGATGTCATTCTTGGCGGGCATACCCATGATGCCGTGCCGCAGCCTGTCAGCGTCGCCAATGCCGGCGGAAAGACGCTTGTCACCAATGCAGGCTCCAACGGAAAATACCTTGGCGTGCTTGATCTCGAGCTTGGCAAGGGCGCGGTCAAGAACGTCGCCTATCGGCTGCTTCCCGTCTTCAGCGATGAGCTCAAGGCCGATGCCGAAATGGCGGCATTGGTGGAGAAGCTTCGCGCGCCGCATGCGAAGATGCTGGATGAGACAGTGGCCAGCGCCGACCGGCTTCTCTATCGTCGCGGAAATTTCAACGGCACCATGGACGAGATGATCTGCGACGCCCTGCGTCATCAACTCGATGCCGAAATTGCGCTATCGCCCGGCTTCCGCTGGGGTACGACGGTGTTGAGCGGGCAGCCGATCACGATGGACGATATCTTGTCGCAGACCGCAATGACGTATCCCGAAGTCTATGTGCAGCCGATGAGCGGCGAGCAGATCAAGACTGTTCTTGAGGATATTTGCGACAACCTGTTCAATCTCGATCCGTACTATCAGCAAGGTGGCGACATGGTACGCATTGGCGGCATGTCCTATCGTTGCGCGCCGAATGAGACGGCGGGGCGCCGGATCTCCGACATGAAACTTGGTGACGTAGCGATCGAT
- the soxZ gene encoding thiosulfate oxidation carrier complex protein SoxZ: MASSIRVRATAGAETTEVQALMQHPMDSGFVKNAKGELIPAHHIETVQFETGGKVVFTALWGPAVSKDPFIKFSFKGGKKGDDLKITWVDNKGATDTTTAKIM, from the coding sequence ATGGCATCGTCTATTCGCGTGCGCGCCACTGCTGGCGCCGAAACCACCGAGGTGCAGGCGCTCATGCAGCATCCGATGGATTCCGGCTTCGTCAAGAATGCCAAGGGAGAACTCATTCCGGCTCATCATATCGAGACGGTGCAGTTCGAAACCGGTGGCAAGGTCGTGTTCACCGCTCTGTGGGGGCCGGCAGTCTCCAAGGACCCGTTCATCAAGTTCAGCTTCAAGGGCGGAAAGAAGGGTGACGATCTGAAGATCACCTGGGTCGATAACAAGGGTGCAACGGACACCACGACCGCCAAAATTATGTGA